From one Sparus aurata chromosome 16, fSpaAur1.1, whole genome shotgun sequence genomic stretch:
- the LOC115566452 gene encoding cytochrome P450 1B1 encodes MALDTDFGVKGSSIIREWSGQVQPALVASFVFLFCLEACLWVRNLRLKRRLPGPFAWPVVGNAMQLGQMPHITFARLAKKYGNVYQIRLGCSDIVVLNGDRAIREALIQHSTEFAGRPNFVSFQMVSGGRSMTFTNYGKQWKAHRKIAQSSLRAFSSANSETKKAFEQHITAEAMDLVQSFLRQSADGRYFDPAHEFTVAAANIMCALCFGRRYGHDDLEFRTLLKKVEKFGETVGAGSLVDVMPWLQSFPNPVRSVYENFKNLNEEFFAFVKDKVVQHRESFNPEVTRDMSDAIINVIEHGKDSRLSKEFVEATVTDLIGAGQDTISTVMQWIMLLLAKHPEMQAKLQELIDKVVGQDRLPSIEDRSSLAYLDAFIYETMRFTSFVPVTIPHSTTSDVTIEGLHIPKDTVVFINQWSVNHDPLKWKDPHIFDPSRFLDENGALNKDMTNNVMIFSSGKRRCIGDQIAKVEVFLFTAILLHQCSFESDPSEPLTLDCSYGLTLKPLRYCVSARLRGKLLGLVSPA; translated from the coding sequence CTTCTGCCTGGAAGCCTGTCTGTGGGTCAGGAACCTCCGACTGAAGAGAAGACTGCCGGGACCCTTCGCCTGGCCTGTGGTGGGCAACGCCATGCAGCTGGGCCAGATGCCTCACATCACCTTCGCCAGGCTGGCCAAAAAATACGGCAACGTGTATCAGATACGACTGGGCTGCAGTGATATTGTGGTTCTGAATGGAGACCGGGCAATACGTGAGGCTCTGatacagcacagcacagagttTGCAGGCAGACCAAACTTTGTCTCTTTCCAGATGGTCTCTGGAGGCAGGAGTATGACATTTACTAATTATGGCAAACAGTGGAAAGCGCATAGGAAAATAGCCCAATCCAGCCTCAGAGCCTTTTCCTCTGCTAACAGTGAGACCAAAAAAGCCTTTGAGCAACACATTACAGCCGAGGCCATGGACCTGGTGCAGTCATTTTTGCGCCAGAGCGCTGATGGACGGTATTTTGACCCTGCTCACGAATTTACAGTAGCCGCTGCTAACATCATGTGCGCTCTGTGCTTTGGGAGGCGATACGGACATGACGACCTGGAGTTCAGGACCCTGCTCAAAAAGGTGGAAAAGTTCGGAGAGACAGTGGGGGCAGGTAGCTTGGTCGATGTCATGCCCTGGCTTCAGTCCTTCCCAAACCCGGTCCGCAGTGTCTATGAAAACTTCAAAAACCTCAACGAGGAGTTCTTTGCCTTCGTGAAAGATAAAGTGGTGCAGCACAGGGAGTCCTTCAACCCAGAGGTGACCCGGGACATGAGCGACGCCATCATCAATGTCATTGAGCATGGGAAGGACAGCAGGCTGAGCAAAGAGTTTGTCGAAGCGACAGTCACAGATCTAATCGGGGCAGGTCAAGACACAATATCAACCGTCATGCAGTGGATCATGCTGCTGCTGGCTAAACACCCAGAGATGCAAGCCAAACTGCAAGAGCTCATCGACAAAGTAGTGGGCCAAGACAGACTCCCATCCATTGAGGACAGAAGCAGCCTGGCGTACCTGGACGCTTTCATCTACGAGACCATGCGCTTCACCAGCTTCGTCCCCGTCACCATCCCACACTCCACAACCTCAGACGTCACCATCGAAGGTCTCCACATCCCCAAAGACACCGTGGTCTTCATCAACCAGTGGTCCGTCAACCACGACCCTCTGAAGTGGAAGGATCCGCACATCTTCGACCCCTCACGCTTCCTGGATGAAAACGGGGCCCTCAATAAGGACATGACCAACAACGTGATGATCTTCTCATCAGGGAAGAGACGCTGCATCGGTGACCAGATCGCCAAGGTGGAGGtgtttttattcacagccaTCTTGCTGCACCAGTGCAGCTTTGAGAGCGACCCCTCCGAGCCCCTCACTCTGGACTGCTCCTACGGGCTCACGCTGAAGCCCCTCCGATACTGTGTCAGCGCCCGGCTCAGGGGGAAGCTGCTTGGCTTAGTGTCCCCAGCATGA